From a region of the Syngnathus scovelli strain Florida chromosome 19, RoL_Ssco_1.2, whole genome shotgun sequence genome:
- the LOC125987026 gene encoding uncharacterized protein isoform X2 — protein MPRKSKKAQALKVTWQKRKNNTDSGSADKPTAAKELMAIEPENSMEVMSTSHDPVTCVLASYSQDHPKYADSRNSQCAANSVTFLAFLQETDNVTSAHLDLVLDRGNELYVATVAMLKAEGRYEHHHLATDEIPSIVNGFHKQHVLIKYQSMYGLFNSSIADVAFMMLRDGLQCLVSEINCAILVMNSLFIAVFQNQGRYGYFDPHARERDGLPLPAGAPHGTAVMMLFTHLNDLIDKLIQVFTLAGAAPTTQYELMPVSFQPIDNASDREMATDAESSLMRTHNDDAMLSQSAAEMTQRVVTGESRPCASKDYESIEEAHDNSKVECTQQKQTRDVLKIAKSKRKTFQRRTQAHKIIDKAMARVTKQETRRINANLKKKESYGQTPEIRQRKKSYIVTRYQQDPNFRVKQKSFAVDRYCKHDTIKMKQRSYIKQRYGHDDTFRNRQRSYIKQRYDHDDTFRNKQRSYIKQRYGHDDTFRKKQRSYIKQRYGDDDTFRNKQRSYINLRYSHNDEFRNKQRFYIKQRYGHDDQFRNKQRSYIKQRYGHDDQFRNKQRSYIKQRYSHDDTFRNKQRSYIKQRYGHDDEFRRKQRSYIKERYALDPVFRSKQKENTSLVWKAKHDSSMKANANRTAMKLLQKYRVINRLCKERNDCAIMKAVALFQVQVKNGPTFVCTVCHRALFPNQVRQLIQYKKNKDVVASCLTRRFVHVCDRECNTCCKVPDERKMEWICHTCHAHLKDGKMPALAGQQRAIRGNVVCVPSEVEETVNVLPRLRSRSQVLRVKLKRRLCYKGHQIFQTVTWSKLMSALIKLKQIHPQYRNITIRNDADLCDPTLADDESSSDGDEMNESDYNEEDLEAIHTFERDALCELNSDSQNDPCGNVQNQQSADNVEEGDAPNGGVILESCLQPNDVSEEIMSFTQGIYCVAPAERNNPVSFFRTPKLEAMAFPVQFPTGKNTLDEGRQIKLTPSKYFKTRLCCVDERFARDTNYLFFAQFVTEIYQATSSMRIQLRKGKPFTRDGRRINNAMLQDKREVEKLVRSKDAVRFMTPLRGTPAYWERTTKDLFAMIRQLGTPTFFCTFSAAEMRWEEVITAIKAQQGEVVNFAELDWATKCEILRSNPVTTMRMFDKRVEALFRDLILSPAQPIGEVVDYFYRLEFQHRGSPHIHCLIWVKGAPVFEEASEGAICEFVSRYISAQLPDPEKEPELYKKVTEVQMHSKSHSKTCVKHQGANCRFGFPKQPCETTMIITPAACENQDQHKEKQVVANDKLVRVQRLLNEPETSSLTLPQLLAKCKLTDAEYMECLYMTASKSSVVLKRDPKDCWVNNYNRHLLLAWDGNLDIQYILNAYSCIAYICSYISKAEHGLSQYLKSVIENSRNENVNESDEMKQIMQAYSKKREVSAQECVARACGLHMKQSSRSMIFVQTSDNALKMSYPLSLLEGKTQESHEVWMTGLPDKYKCRPQTKDFEVMCLADFASTCRIVYGKQVRGKNVLRLLNDMGFVQKRKEKPAVIKYCKFSEQKNPEEYYCSLLKLYLPHRANCQLKSERCPSYQLFHDHACVQLPYSDSVERVCEIVKRNRERYEKHSKDIDDAIQEVEESGLVINEWCHLAPESELQRLECIEEINARDEPNDNVEENVPDYNVRSETTEISIVTEAAAIDPTVLRDMYRNLNQKQAAVFYKVRDWCIKRVCNSKPIEQFFYYINGGAGTGKSHLIKCIHAEATKILNRLPRLAEEADISKQTVVLAAFTGTAAFNISGTTLHCLLKLPRCLKPPYHGLGNKLDEVRAELSIAEILIIDEISMVSKDLFAYVNARLKQIKGINLPFGGMSVVAVGDFFQLPPVRQSKPLCVYDPTRLDHWRDNFKKITLTTIMRQKDDVAFAELLNRLRVKEKSEELSELDRALLATRYTSPEMCPSHILHVFATNKQVDGHNSAMLTLLHKDIVQIDADDYKKDKRTGRMARQTFPVQGAKSELPDSIKVALGARVMLTRNIDVQAGLCNGTFAKIVELVNYPNEARVQKLGLELDHVSNTARAANRVYIDRQEEKLKKAGVMRRQFPIKLAFACTIHKVQGMTTSEAAVSLKGVFEHGMGYVALSRVTSLSGLHILHMDERRLHANPEITAALAEMAEDSLESVMPLLHVMPSVDRANHLVVIHHNTEGLSCHVQDIRCHHELHFADVLCFTETHFQGSVADGRACLEGFTMFHRNRRDSYTNCPDLATKLGGGVGICVKSHIAAQEKKYIQGVTDIEFVVVKLEAPLNVLIAAVYRPPGNSLRTFLPSLGNLLRYLEVMDHHQILVCGDFNEDMQSASFKPILDLFRSTGYTQLITTATTDKNTLLDLIFVSRPQCALHSGVLQTYYSYHNPVFCVLTTER, from the exons ATGCCACGCAAAAGCAAGaaggcgcaagctctcaaagtaACCTGGCAAAAGCGTAAAAATAACACAGACTCTGGAAGTGCAGATAAACCAACAGCCGCCAAAGAATTGATGGCCATTGAACCTGAAAACTCTATGGAGGTAATGTCTACATCTCATGATCCTGTAACATGCGTTTTGGCATCCTACAGTCAAGATCATCCAAAGTATGCTGATTCCAGAAACAGTCAGTGTGCTGCAAACTCTGTTACATTTCTAGCTTTCCTGCAGGAGACAGACAATGTGACCAGTGCTCACCTGGACCTTGTTCTCGATCGAGGCAATGAGCTCTATGTGGCTACTGTGGCTATGCTGAAAGCAGAAGGACGGTAcgaacatcatcatttggcaacCGATGAAATTCCATCCATTGTGAATGGCTTTCACAAACAACATGTGTTAATAAAGTATCAGTCAATGTATGGTCTTTTCAATTCCTCTATTGCTGATGTGGCATTTATGATGCTCCGTGACGGACTTCAGTGCCTGGTGTCAGAGATAAATTGTGCTATTTTGGTTATGAATTCATTGTTTATTGCAGTTTTCCAAAACCAAGGAAGATATGGCTATTTTGATCCACACGCCAGAGAACGTGATGGGCTCCCTCTGCCTGCCGGTGCACCACATGGTACAGCTGTCATGATGCTTTTTACACATTTGAACGATCTGATAGATAAGCTCATACAGGTTTTCACTCTGGCTGGTGCCGCTCCCACTACTCAATATGAATTGATGCCGGTAAGTTTTCAACCTATTGACAATGCAAGTGATCGTGAAATGGCGACTGATGCAGAATCGTCTCTTATGAGAACACACAATGATGATGCTATGTTAAGCCAGTCTGCTGCTGAGATGACACAGCGTGTGGTGACGGGTGAGTCCAGACCATGTGCTAGCAAAGACTACGAGTCCATTGAGGAGGCGCATGACAACAGTAAGGTGGAAtgtacacaacaaaaacaaacacgagATGTGTTGAAAATTGCGAAATCCAAAAGGAAAACATTTCAAAGACGAACTCAAGCCCATAAGATAATTGATAAAGCTATGGCGAGAGTCACAAAACAAGAAACAAGGCGAATAAACgcaaacctgaaaaaaaaggaaagttacGGCCAAACTCCAGAGATTAGACAACGTAAAAAGTCCTACATAGTGACTCGCTACCAGCAAGACCCTAATTTCCGTGTAAAACAAAAGTCGTTTGCAGTCGACCGCTATTGCAAACATGACACAATTAAGATGAAACAGCGATCTTATATCAAGCAGAGATATGGTCATGACGATACATTTCGGAACAGACAACGTTCCTATATCAAGCAGAGGTATGATCATGACGATACATTTCGGAACAAACAACGTTCTTATATCAAGCAGAGATATGGTCATGACGATACATTTCGGAAGAAACAACGTTCCTATATCAAGCAGAGATATGGTGATGACGATACATTTCGGAACAAACAACGTTCCTATATCAATCTGAGATATAGTCATAATGATGAATTTCGGAACAAACAGCGCTTTTATATCAAGCAGAGATATGGTCATGACGATCAATTTCGGAACAAACAACGTTCCTATATCAAGCAAAGATATGGTCATGACGATCAATTTCGGAACAAACAACGTTCCTATATCAAGCAGAGATATAGTCATGACGATACATTTCGGAACAAACAACGTTCCTACATCAAGCAAAGATATGGTCATGACGATGAATTTAGGCGTAAACAACGATCTTATATCAAAGAACGTTACGCACTTGATCCTGTATTCAGATCCAAGCAGAAAGAAAACACGAGTTTGGTCTGGAAAGCCAAACATGATTCATCAATGAAGGCAAATGCAAATCGCACTGCAATGAAACTGCTACAAAAATACAGAGTCATCAACAGATTATGTAAAGAGAGAAACGACTGCGCAATCATGAAAGCTGTTGCGCTCTTCCAAGTTCAGGTAAAAAATGGACCGACTTTTGTTTGCACAGTTTGCCACAGAGCATTATTTCCCAATCAAGTACGCCAGCTGATCCAATATAAGAAAAACAAGGACGTTGTTGCAAGTTGCCTTACACGAAGGTTTGTTCATGTTTGTGATCGTGAATGTAACACATGCTGCAAAGTACCGGATGAGAGAAAAATGGAGTGGATATGTCACACCTGCCATGCACATCTCAAAGATGGTAAAATGCCAGCACTTGCT GGTCAACAACGAGCCATTCGTGGGAATGTTGTGTGTGTACcatctgaagtggaagaaacggtCAATGTCTTGCCCAGACTAAGAAGTAGGTCTCAGGTGTTGCGAGTGAAACTGAAGAGACGACTCTGTTACAAAGGGCATCAGATATTTCAAACTGTCACGTGGTCCAAGCTAATGAGTGCCCTGATaaaactgaaacaaattcatcCGCAGTACAGAAACATAACCATTCGCAACGATGCTGACCTTTGTGACCCGACGCTCGCTGATGACGAGAGCAGCTCTGATGGAGACGAAATGAACGAAAGTGACTACAATGAGGAAGACCTCGAGGCAATCCACACATTTGAGAGGGATGCTCTCTGTGAATTGAACAGTGACTCACAGAATGATCCTTGTGGTAATGTGCAAAACCAACAGAGTGCTGACAATGTGGAAGAAGGTGATGCACCAAACGGTGGGGTTATCCTGGAGTCATGTCTCCAACCAAATGATGTGTCAGAGGAAATTATGAGTTTTACTCAAGGCATTTACTGTGTGGCTCCTGCAGAAAGAAATAACCCTGTAAGCTTTTTCAGGACACCCAAACTTGAGGCCATGGCATTTCCAGTGCAGTTTCCAACTGGAAAAAACACCCTTGATGAAGGGAGACAAATAAAACTCACACCaagcaaatatttcaaaacacgTCTGTGTTGTGTGGATGAACGTTTTGCTCGTGATACAAACTACTTGTTCTTTGCTCAGTTTGTGACTGAAATTTACCAGGCAACATCAAGCATGAGAATCCAGCTACGCAAAGGTAAACCTTTTACCAGGGATGGTCGAAGGATAAACAATGCTATGCTGCAGGACAAACGTGAAGTTGAAAAACTGGTGCGCAGCAAAGATGCCGTCCGTTTTATGACTCCCCTGAGAGGGACGCCAGCCTATTGGGAAAGAACCACCAAAGATCTCTTTGCAATGATCCGACAGCTGGGTACACCCacatttttttgcacattttctgCTGCCGAAATGCGTTGGGAAGAGGTCATCACTGCCATTAAAGCGCAACAAGGTGAGGTGGTGAATTTTGCTGAACTTGACTGGGCTACCAAGTGTGAGATTCTGCGCAGCAATCCAGTGACGACAATGCGCATGTTTGACAAACGTGTGGAAGCTCTGTTCAGAGATTTGATCCTCTCTCCGGCACAACCGATTGGTGAAGTCGTTGACTACTTCTACAGGTTAGAGTTTCAGCACAGAGGAAGTCCTCACATTCATTGTCTCATATGGGTTAAAGGTGCCCCTGTGTTTGAGGAAGCCTCAGAAGGAGCCATCTGTGAATTTGTGTCTCGCTACATCTCGGCTCAGCTGCCGGACCCAGAAAAGGAACCCGAATTGTATAAAAAAGTCACAGAAGttcagatgcacagcaaaagtcACTCCAAAACGTGTGTCAAACACCAAGGTGCAAACTGCAGATTTGGTTTTCCCAAACAACCGTGCGAAACCACAATGATCATCACACCTGCAGCctgtgaaaatcaagatcaacacAAGGAGAAGCAGGTGGTGGCAAATGACAAGCTTGTTCGTGTGCAGCGTTTGCTGAATGAACCTGAAACATCATCCCTGACTTTGCCACAGCTTTTGGCTAAATGCAAGCTCACTGATGCTGAGTACATGGAATGTTTGTACATGACCGCCTCAAAGAGTTCGGTTGTGCTCAAGCGAGATCCAAAAGACTGCTGGGTGAACAACTACAACCGCCATTTGCTTCTTGCCTGGGATGGCAACTTGGACATCCAGTACATTCTGAATGCCTATTCGTGCATCGCATACATCTGCAGCTACATCAGCAAAGCTGAACACGGTCTGAGTCAATACTTGAAATCTGTTATTGAAAACTCACGCAATGAAAATGTCAATGAGAgtgatgaaatgaaacaaatcaTGCAAGCGTActcaaaaaaaagagaagtgagTGCTCAGGAGTGTGTCGCACGTGCGTGCGGCTTGCATATGAAACAGTCCTCTCGCAGTATGATATTTGTACAAACGAGTGACAATGCGCTGAAAATGAGTTATCCTCTCTCACTCCTTGAGGGCAAAACGCAGGAGTCTCATGAAGTGTGGATGACTGGCCTGCCAGACAAATATAAATGCAGACCCCAAACGAAGGACTTTGAAGTGATGTGCTTGGCTGATTTTGCATCAACATGCAGAATTGTTTATGGCAAACAGGTAAGAGGCAAAAATGTTTTGCGTCTGCTGAATGACATGGGGTTTgtccagaaaagaaaagaaaaacctgcAGTCATCAAATATTGCAAATTCTCAGAACAAAAGAATCCAGAGGAATATTATTGCTCCTTGCTCAAGCTGTACCTGCCTCATCGTGCTAATTGCCAGTTAAAATCTGAACGCTGTCCCTCATATCAGTTGTTTCATGATCATGCCTGTGTACAGTTACCATATAGTGACTCTGTGGAGCGTGTGTGCGAAATTGTCAAAAGGAACAGAGAAAGGTATGAGAAACACAGTAAAGACATTGACGATGCCATCCAAGAGGTGGAGGAGAGTGGGCTTGTCATAAACGAATGGTGCCACCTGGCTCCTGAGAGTGAGTTGCAAAGACTCGAATGCATTGAGGAAATCAACGCAAGAGATGAACCAAATGACAACGTGGAGGAAAATGTCCCGGACTATAACGTAAGGTCAGAAACAACAGAAATTTCCATTGTGACAGAGGCTGCTGCCATCGATCCCACAGTGTTACGTGACATGTATCGGAACCTGAACCAAAAGCAAGCGGCTGTCTTCTACAAGGTCAGAGATTGGTGCATAAAACGTGTGTGTAACTCAAAGCCAATCGAGCAGTTCTTCTACTACATCAACGGTGGCGCCGGGACCGGCAAATCACATCTGATCAAATGTATCCATGCAGAGGCTACCAAAATACTGAACAGACTACCACGGCTGGCTGAGGAGGCCGACATTTCCAAACAGACGGTTGTTCTCGCAGCCTTCACTGGCACGGCGGCTTTCAACATTTCTGGGACAACTTTGCATTGTCTGCTCAAACTGCCGAGATGTCTCAAACCCCCATACCACGGCCTGGGCAATAAACTGGACGAAGTCAGAGCCGAGCTGTCAATCGCCGAAATACTCATTATCGACGAAATTTCCATGGTGTCCAAAGACCTCTTTGCCTATGTGAATGCCAGGTTGAAACAAATCAAAGGCATCAATTTACCTTTTGGTGGCATGTCTGTTGTTGCTGTTGGAGATTTCTTTCAGCTCCCTCCCGTGAGACAGTCCAAACCTCTATGCGTGTACGATCCCACTCGGCTGGACCACTGGCGTGACAACTTCAAAAAGATCACGCTCACCACCATCATGAGGCAGAAAGATGATGTTGCCTTTGCTGAACTCCTGAACCGACTCAGGGTCAAAGAGAAGTCTGAAGAACTGTCGGAACTGGACAGAGCTCTGCTTGCCACAAGGTACACTTCTCCAGAAATGTGTCCAAGTCATATTCTGCATGTTTTTGCCACCAATAAACAGGTAGATGGCCATAACTCTGCGATGCTGACTCTGCTTCATAAGGACATTGTACAAATTGATGCAGATGACTACAAGAAGGACAAACGAACTGGCAGAATGGCGAGGCAAACTTTCCCTGTGCAAGGCGCTAAGAGCGAGCTCCCGGACTCAATCAAAGTTGCCCTCGGTGCTCGGGTTATGCTCACACGTAATATTGATGTTCAAGCAGGTTTGTGCAACGGGACGTTTGCAAAAATTGTGGAATTGGTCAACTATCCGAACGAAGCCCGTGTCCAGAAACTTGGGTTGGAACTTGATCATGTGAGTAACACAGCGCGTGCCGCTAACCGTGTGTACATTGACAGACAGGAGGAAAAGCTGAAAAAGGCTGGAGTGATGCGTCGACAGTTTCCTATCAAGCTTGCTTTTGCCTGCACGATCCACAAGGTACAAGGCATGACAACATCAGAGGCTGCTGTTTCGCTGAAAGGCGTTTTCGAACATGGTATGGGGTACGTAGCTTTGAGTAGAGTGACTTCGCTCAGTGGTCTGCATATTCTGCATATGGATGAGAGAAGACTTCATGCAAATCCAGAAATCACTGCTGCTCTTGCTGAGATGGCAGAGGATTCTTTGGAGAGCGTAATGCCCCTCCTTCACGTGATGCCGTCGGTAGATCGGGCAAATCACCTGGTTGTCATCCATCATAACACCGAAGGGCTGTCTTGTCATGTGCAGGATATCAGGTGTCACCACGAACTGCATTTTGCTGATGTTTTGTGCTTCACAGAGACACACTTTCAAGGATCTGTGGCTGATGGACGTGCCTGCTTGGAAGGCTTCACAATGTTTCACAGGAACCGAAGAGATTCTTACACAAACTGTCCTGACTTGGCAACAAAACTTGGTGGCGGCGTAGGTATTTGTGTCAAAAGTCACATCGCGGCCCAGGAAAAGAAATACATACAGGGTGTGACCGACATTGAATTTGTTGTGGTGAAACTTGAAGCTCCCCTCAATGTGTTGATTGCTGCCGTTTACCGGCCTCCAGGCAACAGTCTGCGCACATTTCTGCCAAGCCTGGGAAATTTGTTAAGGTATCTTGAAGTAATGGACCATCATCAGATCTTGGTATGTGGAGATTTTAATGAAGATATGCAATCTGCCTCATTCAAGCCCATTCTTGATTTGTTTCGCTCAACAGGTTACACACAACTCATAACCACTGCTACCACTGACAAAAACACATTGCT